One segment of Lepus europaeus isolate LE1 chromosome 16, mLepTim1.pri, whole genome shotgun sequence DNA contains the following:
- the LOC133775354 gene encoding fibroblast growth factor-binding protein 1-like, with amino-acid sequence MWTCTLTLLSVLLLAAQVLRTEAQDREQDEVNLEAEQDGWVPLEKPVIVSTSPPTQVIVTGSFVSRDQAKCKVTVTTQEEGVHLQVDCVRLEHEFSCVFAGNPTACLHCLNNDKVYWRQIGWRLRRLNHICEDSKVILNTRVCSTKYPESNLKLVNSTLARKTSVQGMKPTPTMSVKGKQPSQTEPSKGKHHVFPTETVKTKDLPPTK; translated from the coding sequence ATGTGGACCTGCACTCTCACCCTGCTCTCCGTCCTCCTGCTGGCTGCTCAGGTGCTCCGCACAGAGGcccaagacagagaacaggatgaAGTGAATTTGGAGGCGGAGCAGGATGGGTGGGTTCCTCTGGAGAAGCCCGTGATAGTGTCAACAAGCCCGCCAACCCAGGTCATTGTCACTGGCAGCTTTGTGAGCAGAGACCAAGCCAAATGCAAAGTGACCGTGACCACACAGGAGGAAGGAGTCCATCTGCAGGTCGATTGTGTTCGATTGGAGCACGAGTTTTCCTGTGTCTTTGCGGGCAATCCCACGGCGTGCCTACACTGCTTGAACAACGACAAGGTCTACTGGAGACAAATTGGCTGGCGCCTGCGCCGTTTGAACCACATCTGTGAGGACTCCAAGGTCATCTTGAATACCAGGGTGTGTAGTACCAAGTATCCAGAATCCAATCTCAAGCTGGTGAACTCTACTCTGGCTCGCAAGACTTCTGTGCAGGGAATGAAGCCCACCCCCACGATGTCAGTCAAGGGGAAGCAGCCATCCCAGACAGAGCCATCCAAAGGCAAACATCACGTCTTCCCTACAGAGACAGTGAAGACCAAAGACCTACCCCCCACCAAGTAA